The Hemiscyllium ocellatum isolate sHemOce1 chromosome 22, sHemOce1.pat.X.cur, whole genome shotgun sequence genome includes a region encoding these proteins:
- the LOC132826433 gene encoding uncharacterized protein LOC132826433, producing the protein MDYSQLTVSFLDMCVSIKDRHLRTTLYRKPTDNLTMLHFSSFHPKHIKTAIPYGQALRIHRICSDVEERDGHLEVLGDALTRMGYDAQLIDCHFRRATARNRNDLLRRQTRAATDRVRMPGGMVHWENGAKATTTDEWAPLNNQQTGGFPPSWRTLQWPGHSASDLWVTILQSGLRDRQQRKVAEQRLIAKFGTQREGLNRGLGSCHITGDHYCTTHTHTDIPIHTQSHIHTDTGTHRLIHTPL; encoded by the exons atggactactctcaactaactgtctcattcttggacatgtgcgtctccatcaaggacagaCACCTCAgaaccacactctaccgcaaacccacagacaacctcacaatgctacacttctccagcttccacccaaaacatattaaaacagccattccctatggacaagccctacgcatacaccggatctgctcagatgtggaggaacgtgacggacacttggaagtactcggggatgccctcacaagaatggggtacgatgctcaactcatcgactgccatttccgacgtgccacagcaaggaaccgtaatgacctcctcaggagacagacacgtgccgcaactgacagg gtaaggatgcccggaggcatggtacattgggaaaacggagcaaaggctacgacaacggatgaatgggcaccgctcaacaatcaacagacaggagggttccctcccagttggagaacacttcagtggccaggacattcagcctcggacctttgggttaccatcctccaaagtggacttcgggacaggcagcagaggaaagtggccgagcagaggctgatagctaagttcggtacccaaagggagggcctcaaccggggcttgggttcatgtcacattacaggtgatcactattgcactacacacacacacacagatattcctatacacacacagtctcacatacacacggacacaggtacacacagactcatacacacacccttatag
- the ch25h gene encoding cholesterol 25-hydroxylase-like protein translates to MAGVRSMFPHRKMEKRKCHAPLQIKAARVQRGANQHTHRPSQRRAVMSNAVGYNATHMGSTPVETGLLLQPVWDLVRAKQQWMKSPFFPVTFSLVVYSTFCLPYIALDLLAKKLPSLRKYKIQAQSNPSLGMMASCVAQTLYNHLLYIFPLSVAHWYWRPVQLPPSAPELHRLLLDIAACLLLFDFQYFVWHLLHHRVPWLYRTFHKVHHKYTATFALATEYSGAWETLSLGFFAAINPVILRCHPLTTLLFFVCNIWLSVEDHSGYDLPWSTHRLVPFGLYGGAPHHDLHHMKFKTNYAPYFTHWDKLLGTYSTLHSKSR, encoded by the coding sequence ATGGCAGGAGTTCGATCAATGTTTCCAcacaggaaaatggagaagagAAAGTGTCACGCCCCTTTGCAAATAAAAGCAGCGAGAGTGCAGCGTGGAGCaaatcaacacacacacagaccgtcACAGCGCCGAGCTGTCATGAGTAACGCTGTTGGATACAACGCTACCCACATGGGGAGTACACCAGTGGAGACTGGGCTGCTCCTCCAGCCCGTCTGGGACCTGGTGCGGGCCAAGCAGCAATGGATGAAGTCTCCTTTCTTCCCAGtcaccttctccttggtggtCTACTCGACTTTCTGCCTGCCTTACATCGCCCTGGACCTGCTGGCGAAGAAGCTGCCCTCCCTGAGGAAGTACAAGATCCAGGCTCAGAGTAACCCGAGCCTGGGGATGATGGCGAGCTGCGTGGCTCAGACCCTGTACAACCACCTGCTCTACATCTTCCCGCTGTCGGTGGCCCACTGGTACTGGCGCCCAGTCCAGCTGCCGCCCTCAGCCCCCGAGCTGCACCGCCTCCTACTGGACATCGCTGCCTGCCTGCTGCTCTTCGACTTCCAGTACTTTGTGTGGCACCTCCTGCACCACCGGGTGCCCTGGCTGTACCGCACCTTCCACAAGGTCCACCACAAGTACACAGCCACCTTCGCCCTGGCCACCGAGTACTCGGGAGCTTGGGAGACCCTGTCGCTGGGTTTCTTTGCCGCCATCAACCCGGTCATTCTGCGGTGCCACCCCCTCACCACGCTGCTGTTCTTCGTCTGCAACATCTGGCTGTCGGTGGAGGACCACTCCGGCTACGACCTGCCCTGGTCCACCCACAGGCTGGTGCCTTTCGGACTGTACGGAGGGGCTCCTCACCACGACCTCCACCACATGAAGTTCAAAACCAACTATGCGCCTTACTTTACTCACTGGGACAAACTGTTGGGTACTTACAGTACACTACACAGCAAAAGTCGGTGA